From the genome of Castor canadensis chromosome 4, mCasCan1.hap1v2, whole genome shotgun sequence, one region includes:
- the Serpinb11 gene encoding serpin B11 isoform X1, with the protein MNSTQLGNPSLLGIKMGSLSTANTEFCFDVFKELSCNNVGDNIFFSPLSLLYALSMILLGARGNSAEQVKKVLHYNHIAEFLKPELKDSSQCSQAGRMHSDFGVLLSQINQPHSNYTLSIANRLYGTKAMAFHQRYLRCSEKLYQARLQSVDFEQSTEETRKTINAWVKSKTNGKVTNLFGKGTIDPSSVMVLVSAIYFKGQWQNKFQERETVKAPFQLSVGKTVMVEMMYQAGIFKLGSIKKPQMQVLELPYVNKKLNMIILLPVGTENLDQIEKRLNLRTFQEWTSSSKLMERDVEVRIPRFKLEVKYELNSLLKSLGMTDIFSQTKANLSGMSPDKGLYLSKVIHKSYVDVNEEGTEAAAATGESVAVKRLPIRDRFVADHPFLFLIKDITTNLILFFGKLASP; encoded by the exons ATGAACAGCACCCAGCTTGGAAATCCTTCATTATTAG GTATAAAAATGGGCTCCCTGAGCACGGCAAACACTGAATTTTGCTTTGATGTGTTCAAAGAGCTGAGCTGTAACAATGTAGGAGATAACATCTTCTTTTCTCCACTGAGTCTTCTTTATGCTCTCAGTATGATCCTCCTCGGTGCCAGAGGAAACAGCGCAGAGCAAGTTAAAAAG gtGCTTCACTATAACCATATTGCAGAGTTCTTAAAACCAGAATTGAAGGACTCATCTCAG TGCAGCCAAGCTGGGAGGATGCATTCAGACTTTGGAGTCCTGCTCTCTCAAATCAACCAACCACACTCTAATTATACCCTCAGCATTGCTAACAGACTCTATGGGACCAAGGCAATGGCATTCCACCAG CGATATTTAAGGTGTTCTGAGAAACTGTACCAAGCCAGGCTGCAAAGTGTTGATTTTGAACAGTCTacagaagaaacaaggaaaactaTTAATGCTTGGGTTAAAAGTAAAACTAATG GAAAAGTCACAAACCTCTTTGGAAAGGGCACAATTGACCCTTCCTCTGTAATGGTCCTGGTGAGTGCCATATATTTTAAAGGACAATGGCAAAATAAATTCCAGGAAAGAGAGACAGTGAAAGCCCCCTTTCAACTAAGTGTg gGTAAAACTGTAATGGTGGAAATGATGTATCAAGCTGGAATATTCAAATTGGGCTCAATCAAGAAGCCGCAGATGCAAGTTCTTGAGCTGCCCTATGTTAACAAGAAACTAAACATGATTATTCTTCTTCCAGTAGGCACAGAGAATCTAGACCAG ATAGAGAAGCGGCTGAATCTGAGGACATTTCAGGAGTGGACCAGCTCTTCTAAACTGATGGAAAGAGACGTGGAAGTGCGTATCCCCCGATTCAAACTTGAAGTCAAGTACGAGCTAAATTCCCTGCTGAAATCCCTAGGGATGACAGATATCTTCAGTCAGACCAAAGCCAATCTCTCTGGAATGTCACCAGATAAAGGCCTTTATTTATCAAAGGTCATCCACAAGTCTTATGTGGATGTCAATGAAGAGGGCACTGAGGCAGCCGCAGCCACCGGGGAAAGTGTTGCTGTAAAGAGACTTCCCATCCGAGATCGGTTTGTGGCAGATCATCCCTTCCTGTTCTTGATAAAGGACATCACTACCAATCTGATTCTCTTCTTTGGCAAACTTGCCTCTCCATAG
- the Serpinb11 gene encoding serpin B11 isoform X3 — protein sequence MGSLSTANTEFCFDVFKELSCNNVGDNIFFSPLSLLYALSMILLGARGNSAEQVKKVLHYNHIAEFLKPELKDSSQCSQAGRMHSDFGVLLSQINQPHSNYTLSIANRLYGTKAMAFHQRYLRCSEKLYQARLQSVDFEQSTEETRKTINAWVKSKTNGKVTNLFGKGTIDPSSVMVLVSAIYFKGQWQNKFQERETVKAPFQLSVGKTVMVEMMYQAGIFKLGSIKKPQMQVLELPYVNKKLNMIILLPVGTENLDQIEKRLNLRTFQEWTSSSKLMERDVEVRIPRFKLEVKYELNSLLKSLGMTDIFSQTKANLSGMSPDKGLYLSKVIHKSYVDVNEEGTEAAAATGESVAVKRLPIRDRFVADHPFLFLIKDITTNLILFFGKLASP from the exons ATGGGCTCCCTGAGCACGGCAAACACTGAATTTTGCTTTGATGTGTTCAAAGAGCTGAGCTGTAACAATGTAGGAGATAACATCTTCTTTTCTCCACTGAGTCTTCTTTATGCTCTCAGTATGATCCTCCTCGGTGCCAGAGGAAACAGCGCAGAGCAAGTTAAAAAG gtGCTTCACTATAACCATATTGCAGAGTTCTTAAAACCAGAATTGAAGGACTCATCTCAG TGCAGCCAAGCTGGGAGGATGCATTCAGACTTTGGAGTCCTGCTCTCTCAAATCAACCAACCACACTCTAATTATACCCTCAGCATTGCTAACAGACTCTATGGGACCAAGGCAATGGCATTCCACCAG CGATATTTAAGGTGTTCTGAGAAACTGTACCAAGCCAGGCTGCAAAGTGTTGATTTTGAACAGTCTacagaagaaacaaggaaaactaTTAATGCTTGGGTTAAAAGTAAAACTAATG GAAAAGTCACAAACCTCTTTGGAAAGGGCACAATTGACCCTTCCTCTGTAATGGTCCTGGTGAGTGCCATATATTTTAAAGGACAATGGCAAAATAAATTCCAGGAAAGAGAGACAGTGAAAGCCCCCTTTCAACTAAGTGTg gGTAAAACTGTAATGGTGGAAATGATGTATCAAGCTGGAATATTCAAATTGGGCTCAATCAAGAAGCCGCAGATGCAAGTTCTTGAGCTGCCCTATGTTAACAAGAAACTAAACATGATTATTCTTCTTCCAGTAGGCACAGAGAATCTAGACCAG ATAGAGAAGCGGCTGAATCTGAGGACATTTCAGGAGTGGACCAGCTCTTCTAAACTGATGGAAAGAGACGTGGAAGTGCGTATCCCCCGATTCAAACTTGAAGTCAAGTACGAGCTAAATTCCCTGCTGAAATCCCTAGGGATGACAGATATCTTCAGTCAGACCAAAGCCAATCTCTCTGGAATGTCACCAGATAAAGGCCTTTATTTATCAAAGGTCATCCACAAGTCTTATGTGGATGTCAATGAAGAGGGCACTGAGGCAGCCGCAGCCACCGGGGAAAGTGTTGCTGTAAAGAGACTTCCCATCCGAGATCGGTTTGTGGCAGATCATCCCTTCCTGTTCTTGATAAAGGACATCACTACCAATCTGATTCTCTTCTTTGGCAAACTTGCCTCTCCATAG
- the Serpinb11 gene encoding serpin B11 isoform X2 — protein MVQQGIKMGSLSTANTEFCFDVFKELSCNNVGDNIFFSPLSLLYALSMILLGARGNSAEQVKKVLHYNHIAEFLKPELKDSSQCSQAGRMHSDFGVLLSQINQPHSNYTLSIANRLYGTKAMAFHQRYLRCSEKLYQARLQSVDFEQSTEETRKTINAWVKSKTNGKVTNLFGKGTIDPSSVMVLVSAIYFKGQWQNKFQERETVKAPFQLSVGKTVMVEMMYQAGIFKLGSIKKPQMQVLELPYVNKKLNMIILLPVGTENLDQIEKRLNLRTFQEWTSSSKLMERDVEVRIPRFKLEVKYELNSLLKSLGMTDIFSQTKANLSGMSPDKGLYLSKVIHKSYVDVNEEGTEAAAATGESVAVKRLPIRDRFVADHPFLFLIKDITTNLILFFGKLASP, from the exons ATGGTACAACAAG GTATAAAAATGGGCTCCCTGAGCACGGCAAACACTGAATTTTGCTTTGATGTGTTCAAAGAGCTGAGCTGTAACAATGTAGGAGATAACATCTTCTTTTCTCCACTGAGTCTTCTTTATGCTCTCAGTATGATCCTCCTCGGTGCCAGAGGAAACAGCGCAGAGCAAGTTAAAAAG gtGCTTCACTATAACCATATTGCAGAGTTCTTAAAACCAGAATTGAAGGACTCATCTCAG TGCAGCCAAGCTGGGAGGATGCATTCAGACTTTGGAGTCCTGCTCTCTCAAATCAACCAACCACACTCTAATTATACCCTCAGCATTGCTAACAGACTCTATGGGACCAAGGCAATGGCATTCCACCAG CGATATTTAAGGTGTTCTGAGAAACTGTACCAAGCCAGGCTGCAAAGTGTTGATTTTGAACAGTCTacagaagaaacaaggaaaactaTTAATGCTTGGGTTAAAAGTAAAACTAATG GAAAAGTCACAAACCTCTTTGGAAAGGGCACAATTGACCCTTCCTCTGTAATGGTCCTGGTGAGTGCCATATATTTTAAAGGACAATGGCAAAATAAATTCCAGGAAAGAGAGACAGTGAAAGCCCCCTTTCAACTAAGTGTg gGTAAAACTGTAATGGTGGAAATGATGTATCAAGCTGGAATATTCAAATTGGGCTCAATCAAGAAGCCGCAGATGCAAGTTCTTGAGCTGCCCTATGTTAACAAGAAACTAAACATGATTATTCTTCTTCCAGTAGGCACAGAGAATCTAGACCAG ATAGAGAAGCGGCTGAATCTGAGGACATTTCAGGAGTGGACCAGCTCTTCTAAACTGATGGAAAGAGACGTGGAAGTGCGTATCCCCCGATTCAAACTTGAAGTCAAGTACGAGCTAAATTCCCTGCTGAAATCCCTAGGGATGACAGATATCTTCAGTCAGACCAAAGCCAATCTCTCTGGAATGTCACCAGATAAAGGCCTTTATTTATCAAAGGTCATCCACAAGTCTTATGTGGATGTCAATGAAGAGGGCACTGAGGCAGCCGCAGCCACCGGGGAAAGTGTTGCTGTAAAGAGACTTCCCATCCGAGATCGGTTTGTGGCAGATCATCCCTTCCTGTTCTTGATAAAGGACATCACTACCAATCTGATTCTCTTCTTTGGCAAACTTGCCTCTCCATAG